A part of Oncorhynchus clarkii lewisi isolate Uvic-CL-2024 chromosome 17, UVic_Ocla_1.0, whole genome shotgun sequence genomic DNA contains:
- the LOC139371298 gene encoding C-reactive protein-like isoform X2: MRRSLVFPMETDNSYVELVPQKDLDMGAFTLCMRVATELAEGNREIILFAYRTLYHDELNVWREADGRYGLYLSGDGVLFHLPELNTFQTHLCLTWDSKLGMAAFHVDGKRSIRKVYKPGHKVQKGGKVILGQDPDSFLKDFDSKQSFIGEITDVNMWDYVLSDAMIEALHVGKRMPRGNIFDWETIELIVNGNIKVIT, encoded by the coding sequence ATGAGAAGATCCTTGGTGTTCCCAATGGAAACTGACAACAGCTACGTGGAGCTGGTCCCTCAGAAGGATCTTGACATGGGAGCCTTCACCCTGTGCATGCGGGTGGCCACAGAACTGGCAGAGGGCAACCGTGAGATCATCTTGTTCGCCTACCGTACACTGTACCACGACGAGCTCAACGTGTGGAGAGAAGCTGACGGCAGGTACGGTCTGTATTTGAGTGGGGACGGGGTCCTCTTCCACCTACCTGAGCTCAACACCTTCCAGACCCACCTCTGTCTCACCTGGGACTCGAAGTTAGGTATGGCTGCGTTCCACGTAGATGGGAAGAGGAGCATTAGGAAGGTGTATAAACCAGGACACAAAGTGCAGAAGGGAGGTAAGGTCATCCTGGGACAGGATCCAGACTCTTTCCTGAAGGACTTTGACAGCAAGCAGAGTTTCATCGGAGAGATCACAGACGTCAACATGTGGGACTACGTGCTCTCCGATGCCATGATAGAGGCTTTGCATGTTGGGAAACGTATGCCCAGAGGGAACATTTTTGACTGGGAAACCATAGAGCTCATAGTCAATGGGAACATCAAGGTGATCACCTGA
- the LOC139369895 gene encoding bactericidal permeability-increasing protein-like codes for MSPCCLLALLAVISLTLAASPGVKVKLTDKGIEYGKQIGMASLQQKLKTMKVPDLSGTEKVPPIGKVKYSLTGMTIVNLGLPKSALVLMPGTGVRLAITNAFINLHGNWRVRYFRFIQDRGSFDLAVNGLTITADIAVKSDETGRPTVSTVNCVANVGSARIKFHGGASWLYNLFKSYIDKALRSALQKQICPLVADVITDMNSHLKTFNVLAKVDQYAEIEYSMVTSPTISKSSIEFSLKGEFYNIGKHQEPPFSPTPFSLPPQDNNMLYIGVSSFTPNSAGFVYNNAGALSLYVTDDMIPPSSPIRLNTGTFGVFIPEISKRFPGMMMKLLVKTVKEPTISLEPNNVTVQASGTVTAYAIQPNTTLSPLFVLNMEGSVSAQINVTGVKLAGAITLNKIEMTLGTSYVGQFQVQSLDNIFLMVLKVVVIPKVNARLEKGFPLPTIGKMNLINTQLQVLKDYMLIGTDVQFTGQVPCKSQCKSSVIDD; via the exons ATGTCTCCATGCTGTTTGTTGGCTCTGTTGGCTGTAATCTCCTTAACTCTGGCTGCCAGCCCTGGAGTCAAGGTCAAACTCACAGACAAGGGCATTGAATATG GTAAACAGATTGGGATGGCATCTCTGCAACAGAAGCTTAAGACCATGAAGGTCCCAGATCTCTCTGGAACAGAGAAAGTGCCTCCCATTGGGAAGGTCAAGTACAGTTTGACAGG AATGACGATAGTGAATCTGGGACTTCCCAAGTCTGCTTTGGTACTGATGCCAGGTACTGGAGTCAGGCTGGCTATTACTAATGCCTTCATCAACCTGCACGGGAACTGGAGGGTCCGATACTTCAGGTTCAT ACAAGACCGTGGCTCCTTCGACCTGGCGGTAAATGGACTCACCATCACTGCCGATATTGCAGTCAAGAGTGATGAAACTGGCAGGCCAACGGtcagcactgtcaactgtgtggcCAACGTGGGCAGCGCCCGCATCAAGTTCCATGGCGGGGCCAG CTGGCTTTACAATCTTTTCAAGTCCTACATTGACAAGGCCCTGCGCAGTGCTCTGCAGAAACAG ATTTGCCCCCTAGTGGCTGATGTTATTACTGACATGAACTCACACCTCAAAACGTTCAATG TTCTAGCCAAAGTGGACCAGTATGCTGAAATTGAAtattccatggtgacatcacccaCCATTTCAAAGTCCTCCATTGAATTCAGCTTGAAG ggtgaGTTCTACAACATTGGGAAGCACCAGGAGCCTCCGTTCTCTCCCACGCCCTTCTCGCTGCCTCCTCAGGACAACAACATGCTCTACATCGGGGTCTCTTCCTTCACCCCCAACTCTGCAGGCTTTGTGTACAACAATGCTGGAGCACTCAGCCTATATGTCACAGATGATATG ATCCCTCCTAGCTCTCCCATCCGTCTGAACACTGGAACGTTTGGAGTCTTCATTCCAGAG ATATCGAAGCGTTTTCCTGGAATGATGATGAAACTGCTGGTGAAGACGGTGAAGGAGCCCACCATCTCTCTTGAGCCCAACAACGTGACAGTCCAGGCCAGCGGCACAGTGACGGCCTACGCCATCCAGCCCAACACCacgctctctcccctctttgtCCTCAACatg GAGGGTAGTGTCAGCGCTCAAATTAATGTGACTGGGGTGAAGCTGGCTGGGGCTATCACTCTGAACAA AATTGAGATGACATTGGGAACTAGTTATGTGGGACAATTTCAG GTTCAATCCCTTGACAACATCTTCCTGATGGTTCTGAAAGTGGTTGTGATACCTAAGGTCAATG CTCGCCTAGAGAAGGGTTTTCCCCTGCCCACTATTGGAAAGATGAACCTTATCAACACTCAACTGCAAGTCCTGAAG GACTACATGCTGATTGGGACAGACGTTCAGTTCACAGGACAAGTGCCATGTAAATCCCAGTGCAAGTCATCAGTAATCGATGATTGA
- the LOC139371298 gene encoding C-reactive protein-like isoform X1 — protein sequence MALWDKMGLLATLLIFGVSLSLASAERPMRRSLVFPMETDNSYVELVPQKDLDMGAFTLCMRVATELAEGNREIILFAYRTLYHDELNVWREADGRYGLYLSGDGVLFHLPELNTFQTHLCLTWDSKLGMAAFHVDGKRSIRKVYKPGHKVQKGGKVILGQDPDSFLKDFDSKQSFIGEITDVNMWDYVLSDAMIEALHVGKRMPRGNIFDWETIELIVNGNIKVIT from the exons ATG GCTCTGTGGGATAAAATGGGGCTGCTGGCAACTCTTCTCATctttggtgtctctctctccttagctTCTGCAG agAGGCCCATGAGAAGATCCTTGGTGTTCCCAATGGAAACTGACAACAGCTACGTGGAGCTGGTCCCTCAGAAGGATCTTGACATGGGAGCCTTCACCCTGTGCATGCGGGTGGCCACAGAACTGGCAGAGGGCAACCGTGAGATCATCTTGTTCGCCTACCGTACACTGTACCACGACGAGCTCAACGTGTGGAGAGAAGCTGACGGCAGGTACGGTCTGTATTTGAGTGGGGACGGGGTCCTCTTCCACCTACCTGAGCTCAACACCTTCCAGACCCACCTCTGTCTCACCTGGGACTCGAAGTTAGGTATGGCTGCGTTCCACGTAGATGGGAAGAGGAGCATTAGGAAGGTGTATAAACCAGGACACAAAGTGCAGAAGGGAGGTAAGGTCATCCTGGGACAGGATCCAGACTCTTTCCTGAAGGACTTTGACAGCAAGCAGAGTTTCATCGGAGAGATCACAGACGTCAACATGTGGGACTACGTGCTCTCCGATGCCATGATAGAGGCTTTGCATGTTGGGAAACGTATGCCCAGAGGGAACATTTTTGACTGGGAAACCATAGAGCTCATAGTCAATGGGAACATCAAGGTGATCACCTGA